A stretch of Chitinophaga caeni DNA encodes these proteins:
- a CDS encoding OmpA family protein, whose amino-acid sequence MNIQRKLLLPVLVCAMTACNNSGKESQQNNADSSTGNTAAQEAPGANTQTPAKQESTFDINNLPVSTASFEKFPYFSMPEDIKPLNRPIERKYDQLFFPIDGKMVPLQGKVYKTYLTPASNRLDDWSLIYVLKSYDDAIKSVGGVKISDSKVSKEELDRIKDEATYFGEDGSIDYYNEPVKVYAIHRENGDNIYIQIAGNTAGGSIQILQEAPFKQTISLLKADELKKEIEQKGKAIVYINFDTDKASLQASGKEAVDEIAKLLQQESGWKLSVNGYTDNTGSADHNLELSQARAKSVVDALVSKGITADRLTAKGFGQEQPIAPNDNEAGKAKNRRVELVKM is encoded by the coding sequence ATGAACATTCAAAGGAAACTATTGCTACCGGTATTAGTATGTGCAATGACAGCGTGTAATAATTCCGGGAAAGAGTCCCAACAAAACAATGCGGATAGCTCTACCGGCAATACGGCCGCACAAGAAGCGCCAGGTGCGAATACGCAAACCCCAGCTAAGCAAGAATCGACTTTCGATATCAATAATTTGCCTGTATCAACAGCATCGTTCGAAAAGTTCCCGTATTTCAGCATGCCGGAAGATATTAAACCCCTCAATAGACCTATTGAAAGGAAATACGACCAGTTGTTCTTCCCGATAGACGGGAAAATGGTTCCGCTACAAGGTAAGGTTTATAAGACATACCTGACACCGGCTAGCAACAGGCTGGATGATTGGTCATTGATCTATGTTCTGAAAAGCTACGATGATGCCATCAAATCAGTAGGTGGCGTGAAAATATCCGATAGTAAAGTCAGCAAGGAAGAGCTGGATCGAATCAAGGATGAGGCTACGTATTTCGGTGAGGATGGCTCTATAGATTATTACAATGAGCCTGTAAAAGTTTATGCCATCCACAGGGAAAATGGCGATAACATATATATTCAAATTGCAGGAAATACCGCGGGCGGTAGCATACAAATATTGCAAGAAGCTCCTTTCAAACAAACTATCAGCCTATTGAAGGCAGATGAGCTGAAGAAAGAAATCGAGCAAAAAGGCAAGGCAATCGTTTATATAAATTTTGATACCGACAAGGCCAGTTTACAAGCCAGCGGCAAAGAAGCGGTAGATGAAATTGCCAAGCTCTTGCAGCAAGAAAGCGGGTGGAAGCTTTCCGTGAATGGTTACACCGATAATACAGGTTCTGCCGATCACAACTTGGAACTTTCCCAAGCCAGGGCTAAATCAGTCGTCGATGCACTTGTATCAAAAGGCATTACTGCCGATAGGTTAACAGCGAAAGGCTTCGGGCAAGAACAACCCATAGCCCCTAACGATAATGAAGCCGGTAAAGCGAAAAATAGGCGCGTTGAACTGGTGAAGATGTAA
- a CDS encoding DUF6265 family protein: MFKRTILILLIGFLSIQMHAQQATCLRESAYWIIGTWKVSPSQYQLFEHWSVQDDSTFNGISFYFQAADTVVTEKMQLLSRNGILYFVPTVPSQNNGKAVIFKAYLNQAKKMAFNNPRHDFPQEIIYQLNNPDWLQATISGQTPNGYQKVTFDLQRINY; this comes from the coding sequence ATGTTTAAAAGAACTATACTTATCCTGCTAATAGGATTCCTTTCTATCCAAATGCATGCGCAACAAGCCACTTGCTTGAGGGAATCCGCTTATTGGATTATCGGTACCTGGAAAGTCAGCCCCTCGCAATACCAATTGTTTGAACATTGGTCGGTCCAGGATGATAGCACTTTTAACGGTATCTCGTTCTATTTTCAAGCCGCGGATACGGTGGTTACGGAAAAGATGCAATTGTTATCCCGGAACGGTATCCTGTATTTTGTCCCAACGGTTCCAAGTCAAAACAATGGAAAGGCGGTGATTTTCAAAGCTTATTTAAACCAAGCCAAGAAAATGGCATTCAACAATCCCCGGCATGATTTTCCCCAGGAGATTATATACCAGTTGAATAATCCCGATTGGCTACAAGCCACCATTTCTGGTCAAACCCCCAATGGCTACCAAAAGGTCACTTTTGACCTTCAGCGAATCAACTATTAA
- a CDS encoding DUF2975 domain-containing protein, which produces MKTVRWLSGILFWVVRVCAYLYGITVLYAAYNLIFEPATLVLEDNNRFIINYPFTGRAFLLGWLDMAFLCEMFLGIGLYAVFFYLLSNVFKIFRDKPLFTAKGISHLTRFYFANLTVPVAVAILLSFISSELSIMFMIVVLHAILGIFAYFMTAIFKQGYLLQKDQELYI; this is translated from the coding sequence ATGAAAACAGTTAGGTGGTTATCCGGGATATTATTTTGGGTTGTCAGGGTTTGCGCTTATTTATACGGTATTACGGTATTGTATGCTGCGTATAATTTAATATTCGAGCCTGCAACGCTGGTCTTGGAAGACAATAACCGTTTTATAATTAATTATCCTTTTACAGGCAGGGCATTTCTTTTAGGATGGTTAGATATGGCTTTCCTTTGCGAGATGTTTCTGGGCATCGGTTTGTATGCCGTATTTTTTTATTTATTAAGCAATGTGTTCAAAATATTCCGGGATAAACCTTTATTTACCGCGAAGGGAATCAGCCATCTCACCCGGTTTTATTTTGCAAACTTAACTGTACCTGTCGCGGTTGCTATCTTGCTAAGCTTTATATCAAGTGAATTGAGTATCATGTTCATGATTGTCGTGTTACATGCCATATTGGGGATATTCGCATACTTCATGACAGCGATATTCAAGCAAGGATATTTATTACAAAAAGACCAAGAATTATATATTTAG
- a CDS encoding helix-turn-helix domain-containing protein produces MPIIVNIDVMLAKRKMQSKELAEILDITQANLSILKTGKAKGIRFDTLAAICEALKCQPGDILVYEPGSIQGT; encoded by the coding sequence ATGCCGATTATTGTAAATATTGATGTTATGTTGGCCAAGCGGAAGATGCAGTCAAAGGAATTGGCGGAGATTTTGGATATCACCCAAGCCAACTTGTCGATCTTGAAAACCGGCAAGGCAAAAGGTATCCGGTTCGATACACTGGCTGCTATCTGCGAAGCACTGAAATGTCAACCGGGAGATATCCTGGTTTATGAGCCCGGCTCTATTCAAGGTACATAG
- a CDS encoding ABC transporter ATP-binding protein, whose protein sequence is MNHLLIQNITKTYPGGVCALNNLHLDIGPGLFGLLGPNGAGKSSLMRTIASLQLPTSGNIFLNGTDILAEPGYIKKQLGYLPQDFGVYPKITASQLLEHMAVLKGIANKAERREQVLALLQMTNLYEHRNKAVHTYSGGMRQRFGIAQALLGNPGVIIVDEPTAGLDPEERNRFNNLLSEIGEEVIIILSTHIVEDVRNLCPKMAIMDKGRILATGEPATFINRIEGKVWQRGVNRDDLQHFIQSYRVISSQLIGGKPSIRVYSENMPGEGFVAAKAGLEDVYFTYLKNLEVCLQPA, encoded by the coding sequence ATGAACCATTTATTAATCCAAAACATTACGAAAACGTATCCCGGTGGTGTATGTGCGCTAAATAATTTGCATCTTGATATTGGTCCCGGACTTTTCGGGTTACTAGGCCCTAATGGCGCGGGAAAAAGTTCCTTAATGCGGACAATCGCAAGCCTACAGTTACCTACCAGCGGCAATATTTTCTTAAATGGAACTGATATTTTGGCCGAACCCGGGTATATTAAAAAACAACTGGGGTATTTGCCGCAAGACTTCGGTGTGTATCCCAAGATCACGGCGAGCCAATTACTGGAGCATATGGCCGTGTTAAAAGGTATTGCAAACAAGGCCGAGCGCAGGGAACAAGTTCTGGCGTTATTGCAGATGACAAATTTGTACGAACATCGTAATAAAGCCGTCCATACTTATTCTGGGGGCATGCGGCAAAGGTTCGGGATTGCGCAAGCGCTGTTAGGAAATCCAGGCGTCATTATCGTAGATGAACCAACGGCAGGTTTAGACCCGGAAGAAAGAAACAGGTTTAACAATCTTCTGAGCGAAATCGGGGAAGAAGTCATTATAATTTTATCCACCCATATCGTGGAAGATGTCAGGAACCTCTGCCCGAAAATGGCTATCATGGATAAGGGCAGGATATTAGCGACCGGTGAACCCGCTACATTTATAAACCGTATCGAAGGGAAAGTATGGCAACGCGGTGTAAACCGGGACGATTTGCAACATTTTATCCAGTCTTACCGGGTAATCTCTTCACAGTTAATCGGTGGAAAGCCCAGTATCAGGGTGTATTCGGAGAATATGCCGGGAGAAGGTTTTGTTGCTGCCAAGGCTGGCTTGGAAGATGTTTATTTTACATATCTTAAAAATTTGGAAGTATGTTTGCAGCCCGCCTAA